Proteins found in one Apostichopus japonicus isolate 1M-3 chromosome 16, ASM3797524v1, whole genome shotgun sequence genomic segment:
- the LOC139982464 gene encoding uncharacterized protein: MVQWMKQNKEPLGKVREYHQKTAKSRLMWIRENPEGVAIFAKYPRLLDTSGLINLDFEVIKPKCRDKLFLLWTPAVARNLLHYADKQNDWSRHLGIVQDSSQLSDDEVCNIALQCIPCILPVGSQKIKGKGKRATIEDALTSFVDLQKIGTNIPHYLEGVKQKQAFVLAIGSSRVSPEQTYIIIEREAIPQESLLNAIDLCFKCFHVFDMNYQWQSYNTWQFLQTVVYNLPGKMSSSVVSLKTYLKVRRK, encoded by the exons ATGGTACAGtggatgaaacaaaataaagaaccTCTGGGTAAAGTCAGAGAATACCACCAAAAAACAGCGAAGTCCAGGCTCATGTGGATTAGAGAAAATCCAGAGGGCGTCGCCATCTTTGCGAAATATCCTAGACTACTGGACACTTCAGGACTG ATTAATCTGGACTTTGAAGTCATCAAGCCAAAGTGTAGGGACAAATTGTTCCTGTTATGGACACCTGCAGTCGCTAGGAACCTACTGCATTATGCTGACAAGCAAAATGATTGGTCTCGACACCTGGGGATTGTTCAAGACAGCAGTCAACTATCAG ATGATGAAGTATGCAACATTGCACTGCAGTGTATTCCATGCATTCTACCTGTTGGGTCGCAGAAGATAAAGGGCAAAGGAAAACGGGCTACAATTGAAGATGCCCTCACTTCATTTGTAGATTTGCAAAAG attggaACCAATATTCCACACTACCTTGAAGGGGTGAAACAAAAGCAAGCATTCGTTCTAGCTATTGGAAGCAGCAGGGTTAGCCCGGAACAAACGTACATAATCATAGAGAGAGAAGCCATTCCACAGGAGTCGCTGCTTAATGCCATTGatttatgttttaaatgttttcatgtttttgatatgAATTATCAATGGCAATCATACAACACCTGGCAGTTCCTCCAGACTGTTGTATACAACTTACCTGGGAAAATGTCATCTTCAGTTGTGTCATTGAAGACATATTTGAAAGTCAGAAGGAAGTAG